In a single window of the Paenibacillus sp. MMS20-IR301 genome:
- a CDS encoding metalloprotease family protein — protein sequence MFFIPGFIISIITFPGVIVHEFAHQLFCRLFRTSVLDVCYFRVGNPSGYVVHEHPRKNSHQIWIGLGPFFINSLIGALIALPAAIPVMRFGSPTIVDYILIWLGVSIAMHSIPSTGDAKNIWNSVKDKQTSWLVKIVMTPIVGLIYLFSFGSVLWLDLIYGFAVATGIPYLLINLLA from the coding sequence ATGTTTTTTATTCCGGGATTTATCATTAGCATAATTACGTTTCCGGGTGTGATTGTTCATGAATTCGCCCATCAGCTGTTCTGCCGGCTCTTCCGCACCTCCGTTCTGGATGTCTGCTATTTCCGGGTCGGCAATCCGTCAGGGTATGTGGTGCATGAGCACCCGAGGAAGAACTCGCACCAAATCTGGATCGGCCTTGGCCCGTTCTTCATCAACTCGCTTATAGGCGCCTTAATCGCTTTACCTGCAGCTATTCCGGTTATGCGGTTCGGAAGCCCGACAATTGTCGATTACATCCTGATCTGGCTTGGTGTATCCATTGCCATGCATTCGATTCCAAGCACCGGCGACGCGAAGAATATATGGAACAGTGTCAAGGACAAGCAGACCTCCTGGCTGGTGAAAATAGTAATGACCCCCATTGTCGGTCTCATCTATCTCTTTTCATTCGGCTCTGTTCTGTGGCTGGATCTTATTTATGGTTTCGCTGTGGCGACAGGTATTCCGTATTTGCTCATTAATCTATTAGCATGA
- a CDS encoding cupin domain-containing protein: MSGITAGTVFHLQDLINIRPFQISSRTLSLNHLAGSSGEAPEWVLYAMAAGETISSETAPRSKIIHVLEGELHMLVAELPCHLTSGASVIVTADTWHEFAAHSSCKFIQISL; the protein is encoded by the coding sequence ATGAGTGGAATTACCGCAGGAACTGTATTTCATCTGCAGGATTTAATTAATATCCGCCCCTTCCAGATCTCGAGCCGCACCTTGTCCCTGAACCATCTGGCCGGCAGCTCCGGTGAAGCCCCTGAATGGGTGCTCTATGCCATGGCTGCAGGAGAGACAATTAGTTCCGAGACAGCTCCCAGATCCAAGATTATTCATGTTCTGGAGGGTGAGCTGCATATGCTTGTGGCGGAGCTGCCCTGCCATTTAACCTCAGGAGCGTCGGTCATCGTTACCGCAGATACCTGGCATGAATTCGCTGCGCACAGCAGCTGCAAATTTATACAAATCAGCCTATAA
- a CDS encoding cupin domain-containing protein yields MEQENYIKRLPQAEVMDLRKIITVEEQQVSSITLVQRPSLAMTLISLDKGSSIGGHSSPGDAMVNLLSGEARITIADKEYTVLSGESIILPANIPHALYANEAFQMLLIVVKPEKKELRHVEKGSRS; encoded by the coding sequence ATGGAACAAGAGAACTATATCAAACGATTGCCGCAGGCCGAAGTTATGGATCTGCGCAAGATCATCACGGTCGAGGAGCAGCAGGTGTCCAGCATCACCCTGGTACAGCGGCCGAGTCTGGCAATGACACTGATCTCACTGGATAAAGGGTCATCGATCGGTGGACATTCCTCCCCCGGTGATGCCATGGTCAACCTGCTCTCCGGAGAAGCCCGGATTACTATTGCCGACAAGGAATACACCGTTTTGTCTGGAGAAAGCATTATTTTGCCGGCTAATATTCCCCATGCCCTATACGCTAACGAAGCTTTCCAAATGCTGCTGATCGTAGTGAAGCCTGAGAAGAAGGAGCTGAGACATGTTGAAAAAGGAAGTCGGTCATAA
- a CDS encoding class I SAM-dependent methyltransferase, which produces MKKEVGHNFLARLGKKRLRPGGVAATNWLIEHAKLSNNSKVLEVACNMCTTSIQLAREYKCQITGIDMDPRALEKATKNIKDANLEGYIQVRQANAMKLPFEDNSFDVVINEAMLTMLNQAAKQKAVAEYFRVLKPGGVLLTHDITFAKENMAEELAELRKTIHINVEPLPVASWEGLFYSAGFKQVDHANGTMSLMSIKGMIRDEGLLGTLRIFKNAMKRENREQFKKMYSFFNTTGKDLNYIAVCSSKS; this is translated from the coding sequence TTGAAAAAGGAAGTCGGTCATAATTTCCTGGCAAGACTGGGCAAGAAACGGCTGCGCCCCGGCGGTGTCGCAGCGACGAACTGGTTGATAGAGCATGCGAAGCTGAGCAACAACAGCAAAGTACTGGAAGTGGCGTGCAATATGTGTACTACGTCCATCCAGCTTGCCCGGGAATATAAATGTCAGATTACAGGGATTGATATGGACCCGCGGGCACTGGAGAAGGCAACGAAGAATATCAAGGATGCCAATCTGGAAGGGTATATCCAGGTCAGACAGGCAAATGCAATGAAGCTTCCGTTCGAGGATAACAGCTTTGATGTAGTCATTAATGAAGCCATGCTGACCATGCTGAATCAGGCAGCGAAGCAGAAGGCGGTCGCTGAATACTTCCGTGTGCTGAAGCCGGGTGGCGTTCTGCTTACACATGACATCACCTTTGCCAAAGAGAATATGGCCGAAGAGCTGGCGGAGCTGCGCAAGACGATTCACATCAACGTAGAGCCGCTGCCGGTAGCCAGCTGGGAAGGCCTCTTCTACTCCGCCGGATTCAAGCAGGTAGACCATGCTAACGGCACCATGTCGCTGATGAGCATCAAGGGGATGATCCGTGATGAAGGTCTGCTGGGTACGCTGCGGATCTTCAAGAATGCAATGAAGCGGGAGAACCGTGAACAGTTCAAGAAGATGTACAGCTTCTTCAATACTACCGGCAAGGATTTGAATTATATCGCCGTATGCAGCAGCAAGTCTTAA